From Hemibagrus wyckioides isolate EC202008001 linkage group LG11, SWU_Hwy_1.0, whole genome shotgun sequence:
CTCGGTCTCAGAGGACGTGAAGGCATTGGCGAACATCCTTGGTGATGAAGATATGGAGGGTTAATGAGAGGTCTTGAGTTCTGCAAACTGGGAACATGAAGctgtctgctctctctgtgGCACTTCTCTTGGCACTTGTCTCCGATTCACACTCCGCTTCCTGAAGTTAATCAGTTGCTTGTTGATGTTTAAGTGGAAATAAAAGTTATTCTCACTGCATCATTCCACAAGCAGAAGCTCTATAGACCCAACACTGCTGTAAATCAATCCTAACCTAATTATTGCCTCAAAGATCATTTTGACAGGATGGAAGCATCAGTCATGCATTGGGAAAATCTTTTTGTTTGGTTGAAGAATGTTTAATCCTAGTTGTTTCCTTCTTTTTGCAGTATTTTGATGAGTCAAGCCCAAAACTGCCAACCAATCCTTATTCAAAATCCAAAGCTGCTGCTGAAAACACTGTGATGTCATTCTGGAGAAATCACAAGGTATTTAAACAGCACTGGTGAATATAGCACCTGCATTGATGTTTAATCGTATTGCTTTTATTTACATAAGGTTTCAGTGTTCTGTTGTCTTATATATTTCAGCTCCCTGTAGTAATTGCACGGAGCAGTAATATATATGGGCCACGGCAGTATTATGAAAAGGTATGcaaaatttttacattttattaatcatttttggATTAATTTATAAGTAATCATTAAACCTGTAAATCTATTTTTGTctcaatgcttttttttatcccCCTCAGGTCATTCCAAGGTTTATATTCCTCTTACAACAGGACCAAAAATGGTGAGTCTGTATTCCTTATTACTGAAACTAGAAGAATGATTACCTAAGCAAATAGAGTTCTGTTCTCTTCCATATAGCACTATTCAGGGGACAGGCCTTCAGTCCCGTCACTTTCTCTATGTAGATGATGTGACAGAGGCACTCTTGATGCTCATGAAGAGGGGCATCATGGGAGAGATTTACAATGTTGCAGCCAGTTTTGAAATTGCGATCATACAGCTGGCCAGAGAACTGGTGAAGATGGTAAGACCTTTTGTCTGATTTTGAATGACTACATTCCTCTCAGCATTTTGTTTCTCTTCTATTTCAATAACACTTACATTCACTGACGAAATGTGAAAACATTGTTGTACAGCATAACATTCTTTGTAACATTCAGGCAGAAGTCTGGTTGTGTATGAATCATGGTTGGGGGGCAGGTAATGCTGAGGGCTCATCTCAGATAATGCACTTTTTTGCTGGCAGAGCTGTCCGATTATATGCTTGGCTATCCTGGCTACCCTCTTTGAAATTTGAGACCATTCTTGTCTTTATGATACAGGCCATTTTGGGCATCTGTTTATTCATCATAATTTTTTGTCTGTTCATTTAAGCACACTGTGAGCTGTAAGGATAACACTATGTGAcacgatttttgttcctgggtagtgaatgacattttccaatttttcttgatggaaaatgataaaaaaaaaatagacaataagccccttgaagtttgggtttgagcttttaagagaaagaaaacctcaaaattagcccGTTTTACTAAACAAAACTGTccaaaactaacccaaactttcatgactaagatgggttttttctttttatttgggttacaaagaatggggaaataacacttatttcccaggaacaagaaaaaagtgaaaatatgTTACATAGTGTTATCAGTAGAAATGTACAAGTAGAGAAATGTATCAGTAGATAAAGGTTTACTAACAGAATTTTACTATAAAGCATTTGTACAtataatttaacattttatcgGCATTTTCtgataattttattatttttattattattacattaatgATTTTCTAGGTGAAAAATGCTTCTGATGACGAGTTGGATGACTGGCTGCTATTTGTTGATGACAGGTGTGTATGGAGCAATTATTCGTAGATGcttttatatagaatatatcGTCAGAAAATATGTATAGAGGCtgattttgtgagtgtgtgtgtaatgtataagGTGGTTAATACAGAGTAGCCAATAGGTTATTCATACTTGTTTGTATACACCAGGGATTTTTAAACCTTTTGCAGCCAGAGTTgtaattgtaaaaataaataaataaaatactaataaaaatcCACTGATTGATCCCAAAATCGCTGTCCTTAATTCTCAGTcacatacaaaacacatttttattaaactatATTATTTATTGGACTTGTTTTTAGGTTTGGATTTAAAGTGATCAGTTTGATCAGTTATTATATAGTTAGATATAGCCaatgacaattaaaaaaaaacctcagtggGCCTCATTTATCCCATTTATCAATGGTTATGAATTTACACAGGAAATTTGGTATTCATGACAATCCTGTAAATACAGATAAACATTTGTATCCTACCAGTACGTGTACGTTGTAAAATGTGATCCCTGACTTGAATGATGTAATAAATCAAGTTACCTTTCACTGAACACCTACAACTGTTGCTGCAGAACTTTTTGCCATACAGTAAAATAGGTGACAGAAGGTTTACAATTCCTAAAGACATGCACAGGTCTCACCCtattttcagtgtatatcaCACGGATATTGTAGACTTGTCCCAAAGAATTGCTGTTGTAATTAAATCACTATGATGCCTATACTGAACATCCTTTCCACACAATTAGTCCGGCTTTAtagtatagttatatataactgtagctgaataatgatttataatcacagtatCCAGTTTCACCCAAAAGgaaagtctggttcctctcagattttcttcctcatattgtctcagggaggCTTTTTCTTTGTCACCtttgcttgctcattagggctcTAAATCTAATCCCTTTAGACCTCCATTAGAGTTGTtgaaagctctatacaaatacaaGTTTAATACCAGAGAATGcatatttatttgaataaaacataatttgagattttatttttgaataaatttttgaatatttttgagaatttatttgaataaaacaccatttgagattttatttttgcactttaGACCTGTCAGTGACCTGAGGTACCCCATGATCTCAGACAAGATGCACAGACTTGGATGGAAGCCAAAGGTCCCATGGGAAGAAGGCATTAGAAGGACAAGTAAGGGCTTTTTGGCTTTTGTtatactgttgctcaaactatGGACCTGTGTTTCAATAACGAGTCATGGGTTCTCAGACTGCACTTTATAGACATTTCAATCATTTTACTAATTCTAGttttgaatgaaataaatttttGATACTATTTAGACTTTTAACTACACCACCACAGCTGTACAGACTTCCACAGGAGGTAATAATGCAGCTATACAGAAGCTTGTGCTAATGTTTAAATGAATAGCCTGAtgttacatacatacatggTCAAGTAGTCTTGAAGGTTCTTTTAACATTCAACATTAGCAAGTAATGGGCATAATTAAATGCATATAATTTAACTGCAAATTTCATAGATGACCTTATGTCTTTTTAATGTCTGCTTTCCTTTCAGTTAAATGGTATGACGAGAACAAAAGCTACTGGCCAGTGGTCACTGAAAAAGAGCTTCATGGATGTTAAATGATGGAATTTTCTTATTTCAAAATGCAAAGACCAATCGTCAAAAATGATTGACTGTGTGAGTTTACTAAAAAGCAAATTTTGGTATGTGAACTATGCaagttttaattatattttttaaaaattaaaatcacaaTTAAAATATcgttgtgtttttatatatacactaaaatgccacttttctgggaaggttttccactagatattGGAGCATTTCCACAACAAGTATTTATACAGTAATAAAATTCAAAACAATCAAACGTTAATGAGTTTCTGAAGTATTGAAATTTTCAGCATGATGTCCACACATGCATTGCATATACTGAGATTGCTTTTCCCATGTGAATCGTCACAACAGTACTTTTATTGTAATTGATGTATTTCCACATCACActcttttaatttttatgctttaattgtttatttaatttattctgtGACCCATCTGGTCTTGTACTGTAAAGTTACAATGATACTTGATTCTTAATTTGTATATTTCTTACTAccttaattaaaaaatactgaTAAGGCTGATTTCTGAATTTCTTTAAAATTACAGGTGAAACATCTGTGAATCTAGGTATACTGGGATATTTTCTCCATATTGTGGAAATGCTTGATTGAAGTAATCGGAATTAATTGATTAAGTGACCTCATATAAGGGGGTTTGGTTAGCAtcaatatggagttgaccccaAATAGTTTGAGAGAGACAAAATGACCTATGTGTTGGCTAGTTTTTTCTAAAAGATTCTAAAAGCAAAATCATTATTGTTATAAGTCACAATTGAATGTTCACAAtgacacacagaaaacatgttCATCATTCATCTGTAAGAATTTACTCGGCAGGTCAACCATTAAAATCGTCAAAGattacattttacaaaacaaCTAATATTTGCTACTTAATCAGTGTTAAACTTGAAGGCTTTTCGACTAGCTGTGTTTGGATGTGGATGGTCTTAAATTGATCATGTATGCCCTCCTAGATGTTTAAACATCTTAAAATAAGTTCTTttaatataatgtccagtgagCCAGTCATATTTGGCTCTTCCTCCATAGAGAGAGTGACCCATCATTTTCAGTGtaaattacaattaaaaattgccaaacaaaaacagatttcCTCAGAAACTCATCGGTCTGTACTTGTCTTGAAAAAAGGAAGGTTATTCTCTACGAGATTTAACcaagatattaaagatttttaatatcttaattttttttaatctaataaaAGTAAAACTTTTCATTAGTTAATTAGAAAGCTAATTTCATGGAATACTCACTTACCTTTTTCTGGGGGATTTTCTCAAAACACAaagcataaaaacaaaacatattgcTTATAAGTGCTACACCAAGTAGCATTGcttatttaattaaacataatcatgttttattatagttatttttaaaacaatattacaGAAAGTTCTTAAaagttaaaaagttaaaaataagaCAGCTTTCCCCtttcatttattatataaattgcCTTATGAAtagattattatttatctttaacaAATCAAAAATCTGCTTCTTGCAGCAGTTTCCTCCATAGATATGGTTTCCACCTCTGTTCCTCATCCCACCTTCACCATcaggcattttttttcctcaaattgattgactgattgattgattgattaggAATAAGAAGAATTCTGTTGTTGTCCGGTATATCATTTGGTTTTATAGGATTTATTGCACTTTTACTGTGGTTGAGGAGACAAAATTAACAAGGCTTGGGGTACAAATGctgccaaatgaataaaaattccCACAGAAATGCCCCTGTATGAGTTGATTCACATAAGTCCAATAAACAAAAAGATAATATTAagtaaatgacatttttatggTTGAATGTCATTTAATCGTTCATTGAATCATTAATAGTGACTTGCCGCCACCTATTGGAAGGTTTATTTCGATATTTGAGGTATCACATCTGCACATGTAAGACACATACACCAATCATACTGCATGGAAAGTGACTACAGTGAGCTATACAAATGCAAACCAGGGTAGTGTGGggaagggagggggggggggtctcaCTGATCGAGAGTGGGCTTATTacccaaatgtaaagaaaatctgGTATAAAAAGATcagtcttattttaattatagactTTTTAATTGTTGCTTGAATTTTGAATTGAGATTTGTCTTACACTGTCCTAACTACACAGGACGTGATGTGACACGCcataaaatgtatgtttttcaTGTTAATCCGTTTTTGTCCTGACCAGAATAACCTGTCTTAGAAACTCTTTCTATTTCTGCGACGTCGCGGCTGACAGCTCCGTCTATACAGAGATCTCATACAATGAAAGTTCTGCACATTATTAGTATTAATCACCAAACATGGACGAGGAGTGACTGAACTgaactggactggactggacaTGGACTGAATATAGACGTTTAatagcagaaatatataataaatccctCAAGTTTTATAAGGAAAGAAATAAGAAGCGGAGGGGTGTATCTCTGTGCATGTGAGctcttgtatgtaagtatgtgtgtagtTCAGTACgagaaagcacacaaacagagaaaaactcTGGTGATTGGCTGTTTTGTGATTGATCGCgttcattataaataataataaacaattaagtgtgtgtgtgtgtgtgtgtgtgttataaagcaTTGAAAACGTGCATTTTTAAATgtcgttatatatatatatatagtgattgaaattatatatatatatatatatttcaaaatCCACATTTCTTCAGTGCTttatcaattcagtttatttatctaaCACAGTTAATGAAAGTCAAGTCAACTGAGAGTTACTGTCATTCCGCTACATGTATGAACATACAGTGGAACAAAATGTTGTATCTCTAAGGCTCTAAGGACCAAATTACAGAacagaaaatacattttattgtatACAACTAACAAAGTATAAAGCAAATGATtacataaagtaaaaaaaaaaatagtacaaCATTTTAAGACAATAGTCTGATCCTCACAGCACTCCTAGACCTCAAACACTGTAAATAGTGTCATGACTACAGTaacttttttctgttgttttgcttATAAATGCACAGTGGATGTATTTAACACACATCTTCCAGCAATGTGCTCAACAGGGAGAAATGATGCTGGGTATGAGATGTCTGTTCCCCAAACTCCAAATTTCTATGGGCTTTCCATAAAAATGATCAGTCTGGATGGGGATGAAGCCAGGAGACTTGTGCGATGACATGTTTAAAATCATTACCTTTTGACACAACATTTACAACAATAAACCTCTTGATAATAGCCGGCCATGGTTCTGCTACAGGGTCAATGGTGGGTTAGTGTTTCCACACCACTTAGCATATACACATGCTGATCTTTCTGCTCTAGATCCAACTATGGAACATGTTACATTAAGATATGTTACCCTTTTGCATGTCTTGGCAAAACAGTCAATCTCAGTTATACAATTTTCAGGGTACATTTGATGATACATGGTCAACATCGCATTTCTGTCGTCCTCATCCAAGATTGTTTGCTGGAATGGAGacagaggttccactgtacagttTTCTAACAGAAGTCATCAAACATTGTGGTTCAGATAAAGCATATCAGCTGTGCCATCATGTGACAAAGTCCCAACCATTTGACCTTCTAAGATACTGGTAAATTCAGCACCATGTTCACATGTCCATGGCATACCAAGCTGCTGAAACTGCCTCATTATCTGGACCACAATTGTCCTATTGTTTGTTATTAAACTTCCCAAGTATTCCATTAAAATGCTCAAACGAAAAGCACCAAAATGAATAAACTGGTCCGTAGTCTAACATGCATTCTTTCAAATGAAGATGTAAATGTATATTGGGAGTGCAGTGCAATGGGCCCAAAAGTTCAACAAGTTTTGAAAGAAATGTCTGCAGGTGTCCATCTGCTATTTCCAGCCTGTTTTGATTCCGCGCTTTGACTCGTGACCTAGCACCTGATTGGCCGAGGCTCGTCACATGCGAAGTGACGTAACCAGGAAGAGCTCGGAGAGCATTGAAATACAGGAGGGTTCGGAATGAAACATGTCTTGTGTCTTTGGAAAATGGACCTCTCCAAACCAGGGAGAAAAAGACAGCGGCGTTATTGTGAACACTGTGACAACGAACGGTCACACGCACAATACTTTGACCATAAAAAACGGTACTGCAAAAATGGAGTTTGGGAAAAGAAGTCTAACAACAGACAGTGTATAAGAGACGATGCATCAGACCTGCCATCCAGTCATGATCTTACCGGAGAGATGCATTCACAATCATTTGACGTCCTTGAACAGACTGGATTAGAAGAAGTTCAGGAGTGCGACAGTTCACACAAAGGTAAGCAGCACAGTTTATATACTCCAGTTTATTATGAATAGATATTTTAGTCTAGTTTGGTGCTGTTTTTCCACTGATGTGATTATTATGATTTGTTCTAAACATTCTAGTAATATTTACCCTAAATGTTACCCTAATgtatgtattgttttatgttgtATAGCTGATGATGAAGGCATCCATCTGTTCCTTGATTCCAGTGATTCAGATGAAGAAGCAAATACCTTTCTGGTAAGCACACAACTTTTCAACAATCTCATGACAAACTGAGAAAAAAGATTACTGGAAAGGTCTGAAACTGTAAAATACCAGTTGTTTGCCATATAAAGTATGTAGGAAAATTCTTATGAATCAAACCATTTTACTTGGTATAGTGTATTTTAATGTGCATAGCAATAAGGAAAGCGACAATTGACCTGTTTTTAAAACAGGTGAAAGGGATGATTTAAGAGTTTTTCAGAAGAGATGGTGTTTTCACTATTTACATTAGTACATATAATGGCCCTTTCAACTAGGCACATTCATGTGCTGAGTGCTGCTGATCCAGGATGAGTTGTTAATGTGCTTTTTATATTTGCATAGGATGAGTATGAGGCTGTGACATTTTCTTCGCTGCTTACAATGGCTAGACGTGGCTTCGGGACCCCCAAGACTCCTCAGCCGGGACGTGGGCTGGGTGATCGAAACACCCCAGCGAGTCCCACGGTGGATAACAAGATGCTACTTACAGCTATCACTGGCTTATCTCGTCAGTTGAGCGAGTTT
This genomic window contains:
- the LOC131361735 gene encoding dTDP-D-glucose 4,6-dehydratase-like, yielding MSEKSESDAVSDQVQPAGKTVLVTGGAGFIGSHLISLLAARYPLWRIINVDSLNYCSSLKNLIYLENTSTYKFIQGDVCDQYFIDHIFSTENIDIVFHCAAQSHVDNSFLYPSQFMHVNTAGTAVLLQAACKFKVEKFIYMSTDEVYGDSVDKYFDESSPKLPTNPYSKSKAAAENTVMSFWRNHKLPVVIARSSNIYGPRQYYEKVIPRFIFLLQQDQKCTIQGTGLQSRHFLYVDDVTEALLMLMKRGIMGEIYNVAASFEIAIIQLARELVKMVKNASDDELDDWLLFVDDRPVSDLRYPMISDKMHRLGWKPKVPWEEGIRRTIKWYDENKSYWPVVTEKELHGC